A stretch of DNA from Clostridia bacterium:
CACACAGGGAGGAAAGAACTACAGGCAGAATATAAGAGATATGGTAAAGACCAACATGGTTGCGCAAGGACTATACGAAGTATTGACATATTCCTTTGTCAGCCCAGGGGTATATAATAAAATAAACCTTAAAGCAGAGAATCCACTGAGGAATGCCATAAAGCTCACTAACCCCCTTGGGGAAGATCAGAGCATAATGAGAACCACAATGATACCTAATATGCTGGAGGTAATATCAAGGAACTACAACAAGAAGATAGCTGAAGGGCAGTTCTTTGAACTTGCAAAGGTGTATCTGTCTGAAGTACTGCCTTTAGAGGGACTTGCAGAGGAGAAAGAAACGCTTACCATTGGAATGTATGGAAATGTGGATTTCTTCGACATGAAGGGTGTTGTGGAGAATCTATTGGAAGAACTGAACATATATAAATACAGGATATTGTCCTCCAATAATGACAGCATGCATCCGGGAAGGACAGCAGAGCTTCTGATAAACAACAAGAGGGTAGGCTGCTTGGGCGAAGTTCATCCTGATGTGCTGGATAACTATGATATACCGGTTGTGGTGTATATTGCCGAGCTTAATTTTGAGGAAATACTAAAGCAGAGTGATATGAATATAAAATACAGGTCTCTGCCTAAGTATCCATCAGTTGCAAGAGATATCGCAGTAGTTGTGACTGAAGAGATCACAGCTGGGCAAGTAGAGGAGATTATCAGAAACAAAGGCGGCAAGCTAATTGAAGAGGTCAAGCTATTTGACATATACAGGGGCAGCCAGATTGAGGAAGGCTACAAGAGCATGGCGTACTCAATAGTATACAGGTCTGACGAAAAGACACTGTCAGAAGAGGATATCGCAAAGGTTCACAACAAAATAGTGAACTCACTTATAAATCAGGTGGGAGCAGCACTTAGACAGTAAGAATAACTATAGGGCGAACACTGTTCGCCCCTACATTTCATTAAAGATTAAGACCTCGTCAGGAAACTGACGGGGTTTTTGTTGACTTTTTCACTGATATTTCACTAAATGTTCATAAAATATTCACAATTATCCAATGAAAGTTCAATATTTTCTGATAATATATAAATAATGCGCAATAAGGTACAGTAGATTTCTGCGATTTGTTTGGGAAGCGGGGGTAGGTTGGCTTGAATAAAATCATAGAAGTAAGGGATTTGGTTAAGCACTTTGAAATCACCTCAACTAAAGGGCTTAATAAGAACTATGTAAAAGCAGTAGACGGTGTGTCCTTTGACATACTGGAGGGGGAGACTCTCGGACTTGTGGGTGAAAGCGGGTGCGGAAAATCTACCACAGGAAGGCTGATTCTAAGACTTATAAAGCCTACGACCGGGGAGATATATCTTGAGGGCAAAAATATAAACGATATTTCGGAAAAGGAGCTGAGGGGCATAAGGAAGGACATTCAGGTTGTCTTTCAGAACCCATATTCAGCCTTGGATCCAAAGATGATAATCGAGGATATCCTTTCTGAGCCCTTGAGCATACATAAAATAGTATTCAAATATGATTACGACAAAGAGGTAAAGAGACTCCTGAATTTGGTAGGCTTAAGCGAAAAGGACGCAAAGAAATTCCCACACGAGTTCAGCGGCGGGCAGCGTCAGAGAATCGGAATTGCAAGAGCAATAGCTACGAAGCCCAAGTTCATTATATGTGATGAGCCTGTTTCTGCTCTGGACGTATCAGTCCAATCTCAGATCCTCAATCTTTTAGACGACCTTCAAAAGGAGCTTAAGGTATCCTATCTTTTCATAGCCCATGGACTAAATGTCATAAGACATGTTTCCAACAAGGTAGGGGTCATGTATCTTGGGAAAATCGTTGAGTTGGGAAGCGTAGAGGAAATATTCAACAACCCGGTGCATCCTTATACAAAGGCGCTGCTTTCATCTGCGCCAATACCTGATCCCTTCAGCCATAAAGAGAAAGAAGTGTTGGAAGGGGAAATACCAAGTCCGGTCTCACCACCAAGCGGCTGCAGCTTCCACCCCAGATGCAGGTATGCTATGAGGATTTGCAGTGAGAAAAAACCATTCATACAGAATATAAACGAAAATCATAAGGTATCATGCCACTTGATTGATTCAGATAATGACTTCAAGGGGGTGTTAGCTTGATAAATAGATTTAAGTTTGCTTCAAAGAAAGTATTACTATCTGTTCTCATTTTTCTAATATTTGTCTATGTTACAGTGCTGTTATGCACTATACCAACAGACTTTACCATTACATTTGAAAATGGGAAGGCGACGCCCTCACATATCGGAGTTTTAATAATCAAAGACACAAATGAAAAGTTCATTTCGTTATTAAAGCTTGATTTGGGTAGGACAGGCAAGGATGAAAGGTCTTTGAACTATCTGGTCACAAGTATAATGAAGAATTCTGTATTTCTTTTGGCTGGCGGAATAATACTTGCAGTACTTCTTGGTGTTTCAAAGGGCATAATTGACAGTAAAAGGGGTAGTACAAGTGAGTCCAGCCTTAAAGTACTGGGCACAATTATACCCATTTCCCTCCCTGACATATTGGTTATAGCACTTCTGCAGCGTCTTGCAGTATTTCTGAACAATCACGGTATAGAGATATTCAAGGTAGGGGGCGGTGGTTCGATAAATCACGTGCTGCTTCCGATAATAGCTCTTTCGATACTTCCTGCCTGCTACATAGCAAGAATAACCTCGATGGCAATAGATAACTGCTATCAGCAGGATTTTATCAAGGTTGCAGTAGGGAAGGGCTGCTCAAGCTACAGGGTTCTCTGGAATCATGTTATGAGAAATGCAATACCGTCTATAATAGACAGTTTTCCTACTATCACTTCGATTATAATTGGCAATCTTCTTATGGTGGAAAAGCTTTTTTCTTATCCCGGCTTGACACAATCGCTTCTTAATTTTTACTCCCATAATGATAGAGACGGGGTAATAGCAAATATTATCTTAATTGGAATAATTTATTTTATTCTTGATGCGACCTTTAACATGCTTAAATGGTTGATTGTCAAGCCTCTTAAGGAGGAAAGCATATGAAGAAATTAATTGCTGGCATGGCAATGTCTAGGTTTAATATAAAGAAGCTGAACATTCCCCTGATAATTGGCATTGCAATCATTGCTGCTCTGATAATGTTCAGCATTTATCCTGAAATTTTTACCCCCTCTGATCCTTATGGAAAGGAGAGACAGGAATTTGTATTCATAGACGGCAAAATAAACCTTTTCAGTCCTCCGGTTGAGCCCTGCGCAGAATATCCATGGGGTACTGATGTATATGGACGAGATATGAGAAGCTTAATATTTTACGGCTGCAGGCTTACACTTCTTACTGCCATATTTATCGCTTTCGGAAGGCTTCTGATATCGCTTCCCCTTGCAATATTGGCGGGATATAGAAATAAACTGGCTGTATGGGTTATGCGACAGTTCAGCATAATGTTCAGTGCATTTCCTCTGATAATATTCACACTGCTTTTCACGCGAATAAAGCTTGTAGCGGATGTTTTCAAGGAGCCTACAAGTATAGTGGCATATATACTTATAATCTTTGGATGGAGCAGGCTTTCGAATCTCCTTAAAGAGAAAGTGGAGGGAATACTCAGCCAGGATTTTATTGAGGGTGAGATAGCGATAGGTAAGAACAGGCTGGAGATTGCTCTTCAAAACATAATACCACATTTGATACCCACTATTGTTGTGCTGTTTTTCCTCGAGATTGCACAGGCATTGCTGATATTATCGCAGATAG
This window harbors:
- a CDS encoding ABC transporter permease subunit, translating into MINRFKFASKKVLLSVLIFLIFVYVTVLLCTIPTDFTITFENGKATPSHIGVLIIKDTNEKFISLLKLDLGRTGKDERSLNYLVTSIMKNSVFLLAGGIILAVLLGVSKGIIDSKRGSTSESSLKVLGTIIPISLPDILVIALLQRLAVFLNNHGIEIFKVGGGGSINHVLLPIIALSILPACYIARITSMAIDNCYQQDFIKVAVGKGCSSYRVLWNHVMRNAIPSIIDSFPTITSIIIGNLLMVEKLFSYPGLTQSLLNFYSHNDRDGVIANIILIGIIYFILDATFNMLKWLIVKPLKEESI
- a CDS encoding ABC transporter ATP-binding protein, whose translation is MNKIIEVRDLVKHFEITSTKGLNKNYVKAVDGVSFDILEGETLGLVGESGCGKSTTGRLILRLIKPTTGEIYLEGKNINDISEKELRGIRKDIQVVFQNPYSALDPKMIIEDILSEPLSIHKIVFKYDYDKEVKRLLNLVGLSEKDAKKFPHEFSGGQRQRIGIARAIATKPKFIICDEPVSALDVSVQSQILNLLDDLQKELKVSYLFIAHGLNVIRHVSNKVGVMYLGKIVELGSVEEIFNNPVHPYTKALLSSAPIPDPFSHKEKEVLEGEIPSPVSPPSGCSFHPRCRYAMRICSEKKPFIQNINENHKVSCHLIDSDNDFKGVLA